A genome region from Oryzias latipes chromosome 2, ASM223467v1 includes the following:
- the obsl1 gene encoding obscurin-like protein 1, with protein sequence MDIFGGAPRVLGYPRPVVAQCGTDATLRCQISGDPRPDVIWERKNVQILPERRYKISEEGKLYLLTITGVTQQDAGQYICKARNSIGETYAAASLKVEGETPLKEMEPHLEVNGHSEKENGEFGVHLNGYSIVQNGAREEEIKDEKKWNNGSNDKLQDVDLPSNDKPRFLIKPLSLRVDRGEDAAFSCKLWGTPLPVVTWEKDGKKLNDIFESSHFSVTNQDGGWFQLKIYRTRMPDKGVYTCKAVNCHGEALAGAVLLVESVPEKEESRISLNSRSNSQWSPKSRGGRLSLSKLVEETMASASKVKKFAVTEGKHAKFRCFVTGKPKPEIIWKKDGVPLEPGRRHLIFEDREGYYTLKVLYCKVQDTGLYVCAASNALGNTLSAVHLTVQGPAVKFRRPLKDEEVKERDAAVLECEVPDETVQTAWYLEDQRLMPSSKYAMEQKGTRRRLTIHDVGTDDDGVYLCEMPNGAKSIAELSVKGSIVRKLPRKLEVLEGENAAFCVEVENDDMEVHWFKDGLKLHETHQTILKSFGKTHILVFVNVAHHDSGVVTFVVGRSKTSSRLKVKATRHCPPIGPAEVKMDIDRPNSALLSWERAANSQTTTRSIFVLEMQEVGSQEWHKCFTSETATSAEVTGDAVPCEGNYRFRICSINKYGRSGHVEFPKVVHLAPGPKIHRNLKTCEVTQGEDAHFSIELSASMPGTWFLNSSQLNQGGRYSIQQKQTTHSLVIHKTETAEDMAEITFIANGVRDSAVLKVKPIVANFSPLSEIDINKRVDTGDAIVLYCEVSHPLAKVSWFKDGNGLEVMEGLNIQAEGNMRRIVIQSANASHSGVYTCQMPGDVITFNVDVAGPPVEFTPVQEEELIKSSMELDPVVLLCHVSREDAEVKWHKNGQEVQPSDNITLQVEGTMRRLIIRSAESSDAGCYTCQAGKNNVVFTVNVKEPPVMIVEPKEDVVMKIYIPEEINLQCELSRSNGKVRWLKDGEEVRDNDLIQLVSEGPYRKLTILRSCKEDSGEYICETNGDSVFFQVTATEPPVRIISPSDSEVEVTHLASERLELCCEISKVDAPVRWYKDNLEVEEGPNLILEVDEAKRLLVIPLATVEDTGEYVCDTEDDSTVFLVTVTELPVTLSRPKNIPEKLVRAAGKPIVLEIEVSRPTAEVKWWLDGKEVKQSSNVTITEDEFIRRLTIHSPTPEDSGKYTCYTTDDKIDFQVKVLEPPVLILRKSEINTNLEFLVSDDIVLECELSRENAKAKWYKDGVRIEGDERFCEEEEGAFRSLVILNAELTDSGKYLLDVGDDSIGFQVSVKEPPVTIVGNSYDPDHQEMVAGDDLILACEVSRASAPVSWYCNDKLLICDSRTSIESYGAVRKIIISCIQPSDSGKYICDAIDDKMICTVRIQEPPVTFVNKEEDNVVTGYEAESVTLTSYVSKETAHVRWLKDWTPVEGERFCALTEGHQRTLTIEPLRRSDAGEYTCDANTDQLHFSLLVKEMRIKFLRPLRDTVAHADGMVTLRCEVCKPKADVQWLRNGEEVVPSRRFSIRADGVERSLTIHRLTREDAGEYTCESRDDRTSAVLTVKTPRVVEFLTELHNTSVMEGEDATFKCVVSPEDVQLVWLMDNEPIMLGDRFQATQNGLCHTLVIKKCQLLDSSKISAEAEGKMTKASLKVQEAQVMFTKKMEAVMAEEFGEATLETEISLETGEVQWMRQGVVIQSGPRYTLGQNGCKRSLTIQNLSLSDRGTYRCETLHDRAQVKLNVEPRKISIRKGLTDQETVERETASFEVELSHKDVEGTWQKDGIRVKPNNQFRVSANGRFHGLTLSNLSMEDTGTIVFSAEGVRTTARLTVKETPVSILKPLADVRVEEEFPATLECELSRQNVEVKWFKDGVEVRPGKNCRIYSMGRKRFCLILQCSLADSGCYTCDSGEINTSCSVQVYEHELVIVKELEDLNIKEEQNAVFMCEVSLEDVSGEWYKNNQRIRPSSTTKMRTEGTKHFLLICNVTAEDAGEICFAVRNLKSTAYLEIEELPVSIVKPLRDRTALEKHRVILECTVSSPRGSATWYKGKRELESSDRVEIVADGCSHKLVIHQVDVEDEGTYSIEIGEHTSQAKLLVEAQALVMVKELQDVEVTEPEPASFQCEVSVAINKPPVWILNGVTLQAGPFICMESHGTVHKLTLRDTSVDMSGTVKFTMGKAKSSATLDVLEN encoded by the exons ATGGATATCTTTGGTGGTGCTCCTCGTGTCCTGGGTTATCCGCGCCCTGTGGTGGCACAGTGCGGAACAGACGCAACACTGAGGTGCCAAATAAGTGGAGACCCACGTCCAGATGTCATCTGGGAGCGCAAAAACGTTCAAATCTTGCCTGAAAGACGCTACAAGATCTCAGAGGAAGGAAAGCTGTACTTGCTGACTATAACTGGAGTGACTCAACAGGACGCTGGCCAGTACATCTGCAAGGCTCGAAATAGCATTGGTGAAACGTATGCAGCAGCTTCTCTTAAAGTAGAAGGAGAGACCCCACTGAAAGAAATGGAACCCCACCTAGAGGTTAATGGTCattcagaaaaggaaaatggagAATTCGGAGTACACCTTAATGGCTACAGCATAGTGCAAAATGGTGCAAGGGAGGAAGAAATAAAAGATGAGAAGAAGTGGAATAATGGGTCAAACGATAAATTACAAGATGTTGATTTACCTTCCAATGATAAACCTCGGTTTCTCATTAAGCCCTTATCGCTTCGTGTTGATCGGGGAGAAGACGCTGCCTTCTCCTGTAAACTTTGGGGCACACCTCTACCTGTAGTTACTTGGGAAAAAGATGGGAAAAAGCTGAATGATATTTTTGAGAGCTCACACTTTAGTGTGACCAATCAAGATGGCGGCTGGTTCCAACTCAAGATCTACAGGACTCGCATGCCAGATAAAGGTGTTTATACCTGCAAGGCGGTAAACTGTCATGGCGAGGCCTTGGCTGGGGCAGTTCTGCTTGTGGAGTCTGTCCCAGAAAAAGAAGAGAGTAGAATATCCTTAAACAGTCGTTCGAACAGCCAGTGGTCACCAAAGTCAAGAGGTGGGCGGCTGAGTTTGTCAAAGCTCGTGGAGGAGACAATGGCCAGTGCGTCAAAAGTGAAAAAGTTTGCAGTAACAGAAGGAAAGCACGCCAAGTTCCGCTGTTTTGTGACAGGCAAGCCAAAGCCCGAGATAATCTGGAAGAAAGATGGGGTTCCCCTTGAGCCCGGCAGACGTCATTTGATCTTTGAGGATAGAGAAGGCTACTACACATTGAAAGTTCTGTACTGTAAGGTGCAGGATACAGGGCTGTATGTGTGTGCTGCATCAAACGCTCTAGGAAATACCCTCAGTGCGGTCCACCTGACTGTGCAAG GTCCAGCTGTCAAGTTCAGACGCCCATTAAAGGACGAGGAAGTGAAAGAAAGGGATGCGGCTGTCCTGGAGTGTGAGGTTCCCGATGAGACAGTCCAAACGGCATGGTACCTTGAAGACCAGAGGCTAATGCCCAGCAGTAAATACGCAATGGAGCAGAAAGGAACGAGAAGAAGACTTACTATTCACGATGTTGGAACAGATGACGATGGAGTCTACCTATGTGAAATGCCCAATGGTGCGAAGAGCATTGCAGAGCTATCAGTTAAAG GTAGTATTGTGCGAAAACTTCCCCGAAAATTGGAGGTCCTGGAGGGCGAGAATGCAGCTTTCTGCGTCGAGGTGGAAAATGATGATATGGAGGTCCACTGGTTTAAAGACGGATTGAAGCTCCACGAGACGCACCAAACCATCCTCAAGTCTTTTGGCAAAACTCATATTCTGGTCTTCGTCAATGTGGCCCATCACGACTCCGGAGTGGTGACGTTTGTGGTTggaaggtccaaaacgtcatcAAGACTTAAAGTTAAAG CCACAAGACACTGCCCTCCAATCGGCCCTGCAGAAGTTAAGATGGACATCGACAGACCCAATAGTGCTTTACTCAGCTGGGAGCGCGCCGCCAACAGCCAGACCACCACCAGATCCATATTTGTCCTGGAGATGCAAGAGGTGGGCTCACAAGAGTGGCACAAGTGTTTTACCTCAGAGACAGCCACCTCGGCGGAAGTCACCGGTGACGCTGTGCCTTGTGAAGGAAACTACCGCTTCCGTATCTGCAGCATCAACAAGTATGGACGAAGCGGTCATGTAGAGTTTCCAAAGGTTGTCCATCTTG CCCCTGGACCTAAAATTCACAGGAATCTCAAAACCTGTGAGGTGACGCAAGGGGAAGATGCTCATTTCTCCATCGAGTTGTCAGCGTCAATGCCTGGAACTTGGTTTCTAAATAGTTCTCAACTAAACCAAGGAGGACGGTATTCAATACAGCAAAAGCAAACAACACACTCACTGGTGATTCATAAAACTGAAACGGCTGAAGACATGGCAGAAATCACCTTTATAGCCAACGGAGTCAGAGATTCAGCGGTACTCAAGGTCAAAC ctaTTGTGGCGAATTTCAGTCCACTATCAGAGATAGATATCAACAAGAGAGTGGACACAGGTGATGCCATCGTCCTGTATTGTGAGGTTTCCCATCCCCTCGCAAAGGTATCCTGGTTTAAAGATGGCAACGGCCTTGAGGTGATGGAAGGCCTCAACATCCAGGCAGAGGGCAATATGCGGAGAATCGTGATCCAGTCTGCTAATGCGTCACACTCTGGAGTTTACACTTGTCAAATGCCCGGGGACGTCATCACTTTTAATGTAGACGTTGCAG GTCCCCCTGTAGAATTTACTCcagtgcaggaggaggagctcatTAAGAGCAGCATGGAGCTGGACCCCGTGGTGCTGCTGTGCCATGTCTCCAGAGAGGATGCTGAAGTCAAATG GCATAAAAACGGTCAGGAGGTCCAACCAAGTGACAACATAACTCTCCAGGTGGAAGGAACCATGAGGAGACTAATTATTCGCTCTGCAGAAAGCTCAGATGCTGGGTGCTACACCTGCCAGGCAGGAAAGAACAACGTGGTGTTTACCGTCAATGTCAAGG AACCTCCAGTTATGATTGTGGAACCTAAAGAGGATGTAGTGATGAAGATCTACATACCAGAGGAGATAAACTTGCAGTGCGAGTTATCTCGCTCCAATGGGAAGGTGCGGTGGTTGAAGGATGGCGAGGAGGTGCGGGATAATGACTTAATCCAGCTGGTGTCAGAAGGTCCCTACAGAAAACTGACCATCCTGCGCAGCTGTAAGGAGGACAGCGGGGAGTACATCTGTGAAACCAATGGGGACTCCGTCTTCTTTCAGGTTACTGCGACAG AACCACCTGTAAGAATTATTTCTCCTAGCGATTCAGAAGTAGAAGTGACACACTTGGCGTCAGAGAGGCTGGAGCTATGCTGTGAGATCTCCAAAGTGGATGCCCCAGTTAGGTGGTACAAAGACAATCTAGAAGTAGAGGAAGGTCCTAACTTGATCCTGGAGGTGGATGAAGCCAAACGACTACTAGTTATACCCTTAGCGACAGTGGAGGATACAGGAGAGTATGTTTGTGACACTGAAGACGACTCTACGGTCTTCTTGGTGACTGTTACAG agCTGCCAGTCACACTTTCTCGACCCAAAAACATACCGGAAAAACTGGTTAGGGCAGCAGGTAAACCAATTGTTTTGGAGATTGAAGTGTCGCGGCCAACAGCAGAAGTCAAATGGTGGCTTGATGGTAAAGAAGTAAAGCAAAGCAGTAACGTCACCATAACGGAAGATGAGTTCATCCGTCGACTAACCATTCACTCGCCTACTCCAGAAGATTCTGGGAAATATACCTGCTACACAACCGATGATAAAATTGACTTCCAAGTTAAAGTTTTAG AGCCACCTGTGTTGATCTTAAGAAAGTCGGAGATCAACACAAACCTGGAGTTTTTGGTTTCAGATGATATTGTCCTAGAGTGTGAGCTCTCCAGGGAAAACGCTAAAGCCAAGTGGTACAAGGATGGTGTTCGTATAGAGGGGGATGAAAGGTTCTGTGAGGAAGAAGAAGGAGCGTTCCGCTCACTTGTCATCCTCAATGCTGAACTCACTGATTCGGGGAAATACCTCTTGGATGTTGGAGACGACAGTATCGGTTTCCAGGTTTCAGTAAAAG AGCCACCCGTGACCATTGTAGGAAACTCATATGACCCTGATCACCAGGAGATGGTGGCAGGGGATGACCTTATACTCGCCTGTGAAGTGTCCCGAGCCAGTGCCCCTGTTAGCTGGTACTGTAATGACAAACTGCTCATCTGTGATTCCCGCACATCCATTGAAAGCTACGGAGCGGtgagaaaaattattatctCCTGCATCCAACCGTCAGACTCTGGAAAGTATATTTGCGATGCCATTGACGATAAGATGATCTGCACGGTCAGGATTCAAG AGCCTCCCGTAACATTTGTAAACAAGGAGGAGGATAATGTCGTGACAGGTTACGAAGCAGAGAGTGTGACCTTGACAAGCTACGTGTCCAAGGAGACTGCTCACGTACGTTGGCTTAAAGATTGGACACCTGTCGAGGGCGAGCGATTTTGTGCTCTCACGGAGGGTCATCAACGCACTCTCACCATTGAGCCCTTGAGACGCTCTGATGCCGGAGAATACACGTGTGATGCCAACACCGACCAACTCCACTTTAGTCTGCTGGTCAAAG AAATGAGAATCAAGTTTCTAAGGCCGCTGCGAGACACTGTGGCTCACGCCGATGGCATGGTGACCCTACGATGTGAGGTGTGCAAACCAAAAGCGGATGTGCAATGGCTAAGAAATGGTGAGGAAGTGGTGCCAAGCAGGAGGTTCTCCATCCGGGCAGATGGGGTTGAAAGAAGTTTGACCATCCACCGTCTAACCCGAGAGGACGCGGGCGAGTATACCTGTGAGTCCAGAGATGACCGGACCTCTGCAGTACTGACAGTTAAAA CACCTCGGGTGGTTGAGTTTCTCACCGAGCTCCACAACACTTCTGTGATGGAAGGAGAGGATGCCACTTTCAAGTGTGTAGTCTCTCCTGAGGACGTGCAGTTAGTCTGGCTCATGGATAATGAGCCAATCATGTTGGGCGATCGTTTCCAAGCAACCCAGAATGGTCTGTGCCACACCTTAGTGATAAAAAAATGCCAGCTATTGGATAGTTCAAAGATTTCAGCAGAAGCTGAAGGAAAGATGACCAAGGCCAGCCTCAAAGTTCAGG aggCTCAGGTCATGttcacaaagaaaatggaagCTGTTATGGCAGAGGAGTTTGGTGAAGCCACCTTGGAGACGGAGATAAGCCTGGAGACAGGCGAAGTTCAGTGGATGAGGCAAGGGGTGGTAATCCAGTCCGGTCCCCGCTACACTTTGGGCCAGAATGGCTGCAAACGCAGCCTTACAATCCAGAACCTGAGCTTGTCGGACCGGGGAACCTATCGCTGCGAGACCCTGCATGACCGGGCACAGGTCAAACTCAACGTAGAAC CTCGAAAAATCTCCATCCGCAAAGGCCTGACTGACCAAGAAACGGTGGAACGTGAGACCGCCTCTTTTGAGGTGGAGCTCTCTCACAAGGACGTGGAAGGTACTTGGCAGAAAGACGGCATCCGAGTGAAGCCCAACAACCAGTTCAGAGTGAGTGCCAATGGTCGCTTCCATGGTCTTACCCTCTCCAACCTGTCTATGGAGGACACGGGCACCATCGTTTTCTCAGCTGAAGGAGTGCGCACCACGGCAAGGCTCACAGTCAAAG AGACACCGGTGTCTATCCTGAAGCCGCTGGCTGATGTTCGTGTGGAGGAAGAATTTCCTGCCACTTTGGAATGTGAACTCTCAAGACAAAATGTTGAAGTCAAATGGTTTAAG GACGGGGTAGAAGTGAGGCCTGGAAAGAACTGCCGGATCTATTCCATGGGTCGGAAGCGCTTCTGCCTGATCCTGCAATGCTCCCTGGCCGACTCAGGCTGTTACACATGTGACTCGGGGGAAATCAACACTTCCTGTTCCGTGCAGGTGTATG AGCATGAGCTGGTCATTGTAAAAGAGCTTGAAGATCTGAACATAAAAGAAGAGCAGAACGCGGTATTCATGTGTGAAGTTTCCTTGGAGGACGTGAGTGGGGAATGGTACAAGAATAACCAAAGGATTCGACCCTCAAGCACTACAAAAATGCGCACAGAAG GGACCAAACATTTTCTACTGATCTGTAATGTCACGGCAGAGGACGCAGGAGAAATCTGTTTTGCAGTGAGGAACCTCAAATCAACAGCGTACCTGGAAATCGAAG AACTTCCGGTTTCTATCGTAAAACCCTTGAGAGATAGAACAGCCCTGGAGAAACACCGTGTCATCCTGGAGTGCACGGTTTCCTCGCCACGTGGTAGCGCAACCTGGTACAAAGGCAAACGGGAGCTTGAGTCTTCGGATCGGGTGGAGATCGTTGCAGATGGCTGCTCCCACAAACTGGTGATCCACCAAGTAGATGTGGAGGACGAAGGTACCTACAGCATTGAGATTGGGGAGCACACTTCCCAAGCAAAACTTCTGGTTGAAG CCCAGGCCCTAGTGATGGTGAAAGAGCTTCAAGATGTGGAGGTGACTGAGCCAGAGCCCGCCTCTTTCCAGTGTGAGGTGTCTGTTGCCATCAACAAGCCTCCAGTTTGGATTTTGAATGGAGTGACCCTCCAAGCAGGCCCTTTCATCTGCATGGAGAGCCACGGAACTGTTCACAAGCTAACCCTGAGGGACACCAGTGTGGACATGAGCGGGACAGTTAAATTTACAATGGGGAAGGCTAAAAGCAGTGCGACACTTGATGttttagaaaactaa